Proteins found in one Anopheles aquasalis chromosome 3, idAnoAquaMG_Q_19, whole genome shotgun sequence genomic segment:
- the LOC126577631 gene encoding palmitoyltransferase ZDHHC16 — MSRIQWRLREFPKTISQTVRFRWQYGKQCFRSLTYNHHMNQSYASDVCMEPIFWFVDNFTHLLGPFFVLAVVCLTTAVVTVCYWIGLPYWWNRNPYMTVFLLIVGHWLLLNVAFNFYKAASVSPGYPPEKELIVEAVSICKKCIAPKPPRTHHCSVCNRCVLKMDHHCPWLNNCVGYHNHRHFFLYMLYTTIGTLFIIVFGFELGYGVLFLDETGGWKEVEPLQGHPVRFNLSGHIIPVTEMNDYENDGMAPAEHDLPVPRDNDQAATLHGTILFMALINVATLFALGSLTAWHSTLITRGETSIEAHINKSETKRLAAKNETYRNPYDFGSRQNWRLFLGLHRKRSFWRHVLLPSSHKPDGNGLTWVTVGTIVATDATYEWP; from the exons ATGAGCCGAATCCAGTGGCGATTGCGGGAATTTCCAAAAACGATAAG CCAAACGGTGCGGTTCCGCTGGCAGTACGGGAAGCAATGTTTCCGCTCACTTACCTACAATCACCACATGAACCAATCCTATGCATCGGATGTCTGTATGGAACCGATATTCTGGTTTGTCGACAACTTCACCCACCTTCTCGGACCG TTTTTTGTCTTGGCCGTCGTTTGCCTAACAACGGCTGTAGTGACTGTATGCTACTGGATCGGATTACCGTACTGGTGGAACCGGAATCCATACATGACCGTCTTCCTGCTTATTGTCGGTCACTGGTTGCTGCTCAATGTAGCATTTAACTTCTATAAAGCTGCCTCAGTATCACCCGGCTATCCTCCTGAG AAAGAGCTGATTGTCGAAGCCGTTAGCATATGTAAGAAGTGCATTGCACCGAAACCTCCTCGGACGCACCACTGTTCGGTGTGCAATCGATGCGTGCTCAAAATGGACCATCACTGCC CTTGGCTGAATAATTGCGTTGGTTACCACAATCATCGGCATTTCTTCCTCTATATGCTGTACACAACCATCGGTACACTGTTTATCATCGTGTTCGGTTTTGAACTGGGATACGGAGTGTTGTTTCTCGACGAAACTGGTGGCTGGAAGGAGGTAGAGCCTTTGCAGGGACATCCGGTACGGTTCAATCTTTCCGGTCATATCATACCAGTG aCCGAAATGAATGATTACGAAAATGATGGCATGGCACCGGCAGAACACGATCTACCCGTACCACGCGATAACGATCAGGCCGCCACCCTGCATGGGACCATCCTTTTCATGGCCCTTATTAACGTAGCGACACTCTTTGCTCTCGGCTCGCTGACCGCGTGGCACAGCACACTAATAACTCGGGGCGAAACCAGCATCGAGGCTCACATCAACAAATCCGAAACGAAGCGTTTAGCGGCCAAAAACGAAACCTACCGTAATCCGTACGATTTTGGATCACGACAAAACTGGCGCCTCTTTCTTGGGCTTCACCGGAAGCGTTCCTTTTGGCGCCATGTGCTACTACCCTCGTCCCACAAACCCGATGGTAACGGATTGACGTGGGTCAC
- the LOC126575379 gene encoding CLIP domain-containing serine protease 14D-like encodes MALGKLSIVLLMVANACSVLSQTDPTCITPVRLEGFCVPIERCRNIYNTVRTSKTLSRNVQNYINRLECTLPDVVRSICCVPQEVDPKMPSTTPVITTTSFKTRIITTIPTTTPEITTTSTTTPASTTTPVITTTSTTTAASTTPPVITTTSTTTPASTTTPAITTTSSTIPVIATIPTTTPVIMTTTTHEELNELPNGQNWSLLPTTACGQILGERIAHGNATEPFEYPWMVLLLYLWNGVLTDGCGGSLINNRYVLTAAHCVRTSSVFKLSKVRLGEHDKTKEIDCIVYKDDYKDCADRPIEIDIESTVVHSEYNRPIRFRHDIALIRMVQDVEFSDSIIPLCLPIREDIRNMMLPKYTVTGWGITEEKTASDILQQADLNHVPVSDCQQKMKENGLRIDLSEEYQMCAGGEGLVDSCKGDSGGPLGSFVDLIGGKYVQYGIVSAGAGTCGISRVPGIYTRVSSYMDWIVENMQP; translated from the exons ATGGCACTTGGAAAACTCTCGattgtgttgttgatggtggcaAATGCGTGCAGTGTTTTGTCCC AAACTGATCCAACATGCATCACACCAGTCCGCCTGGAAGGTTTCTGTGTGCCAATCGAACGTTGTCGGAACATCTACAATACCGTTCGGACGTCTAAAACTCTTTCCCGAAATGTCCAGAACTATATCAACCGCTTAGAATGTACACTGCCCGATGTGGTTCGAAGTATATGCTGTGTGCCACAGGAAGTTGATCCAAAAATGCCTTCCACAACCCCCGTTATCACTACAACCTCTTTTAAAACCCGCATTATCACAACAATTCCTACAACAACCCCCGAAATCACGACAACCTCTACAACAACCCCGGCATCGACAACAACTCCCGTTATCACGACAACCTCTACAACAACCGCCGCATCAACAACACCTCCCGTTATCACGACAACCTCTACAACAACCCCGGCATCGACAACAACTCCCGCTATCACGACAACCTCTAGCACAATCCCCGTAATCGCGACAATTCCTACCACAACGCCCGTTATAATGACGACCACTACCCACGAAGAGCTCAATGAGTTGCCCAATGGTCAGAACTGGAGTCTACTACCGACGACAGCTTGTGGTCAAATACTAGGTGAAAGGATTGCGCATGGCAATGCGACGGAACCCTTTGAATATCCGtggatggtgttgctgttgtacctTTGGAACGGTGTACTGACGGATGGGTGCGGAGGATCGCTGATCAACAACCGCTACGTATTGACGGCAGCACATTGCGTGCGCACTTCAAGTGTTTTTAAGTT GTCCAAAGTCCGTCTAGGGGAGCACGATAAAACTAAGGAAATTGATTGCATTGTGTACAAGGACGATTACAAGGATTGTGCTGATCGTCCGATCGAAATTGATATAGAATCAACGGTCGTACATAGCGAGTACAACAGACCGATCCGGTTCCGGCATGACATCGCTTTGATTCGGATGGTGCAAGACGTCGAATTTAGTG ATTCCATCATACCCCTTTGCTTACCGATCAGAGAGGATATTCGAAATATGATGCTACCAAAATATACCGTCACGGGGTGGGGTATTACTGAGGAGAAAACAGCGTCCGATATTTTACAACAGGCAGACCTAAACCATGTGCCCGTATCAGATTGCcaacaaaaaatgaaggaaaatggacTCAGAATAGACCTTTCGGAGGAGTACCAAATGTGCGCTGGCGGTGAAGGACTGGTTGACTCTTGCAAGGGTGATTCAGGAGGTCCGTTGGGCTCTTTCGTAGACCTCATAGGTGGCAAGTACGTCCAGTATGGAATCGTATCGGCCGGAGCTGGTACATGCGGAATATCACGTGTCCCGGGCATTTACACTCGAGTTTCAAGCTACATGGACTGGATAGTGGAAAACATGCAACCGTAA